A genomic segment from Rubrobacter tropicus encodes:
- a CDS encoding low temperature requirement protein A has translation MADLDARDDVRAGSRGPVEERAEQRVTPLELFFDLVFVFSLTQVTGLMADDPTWAGLARGMAILAALWWPWVGYAWLTNAVPVEERTPARLVVVGAMAAVMVAALAVPGAFGKTGVVFGLALVVVTVLHSALYVLATRTDNPDVSVAIFRLAPGFVAGPLLLVAAGFADGAAQAALWAASLATSYGVALVLGVEGFSVSPGHFVERHGLIMIIALGESIVAVGVGASGGDLGPGVVLAAVLAVVVAAGLWWTYFDHVSLAAERQLERARGPERATLARDSYSYLHLPMVAGIILIALGIKKTLEHIGDPLEPVPAFALCGGVALYLLGHNAFRLRDHGTVSAERLVAAAVALVLLLPALFVPALLSLGLLAVLLTALAAYETLGHKELRARLRNRG, from the coding sequence ATGGCCGATTTGGACGCCAGGGACGACGTTCGCGCGGGGTCGCGGGGGCCGGTCGAGGAACGCGCCGAGCAGCGGGTAACGCCGCTGGAGTTGTTCTTCGACCTCGTCTTCGTCTTCTCCCTGACGCAGGTGACGGGGCTCATGGCGGACGACCCGACGTGGGCCGGTCTCGCGCGCGGAATGGCGATTCTGGCGGCGCTGTGGTGGCCGTGGGTGGGGTACGCGTGGCTCACCAACGCCGTGCCGGTCGAGGAGCGGACGCCGGCCCGGCTGGTCGTGGTCGGGGCGATGGCGGCGGTGATGGTGGCGGCCCTGGCGGTGCCCGGGGCGTTCGGGAAGACGGGCGTCGTCTTCGGCCTGGCCCTGGTCGTGGTAACGGTGCTTCACTCGGCCCTGTACGTGCTCGCCACCAGGACCGACAACCCGGACGTGAGCGTGGCCATCTTCCGCCTCGCACCCGGCTTCGTGGCCGGCCCGCTCCTCCTGGTCGCGGCCGGCTTCGCGGACGGGGCGGCCCAGGCCGCGCTCTGGGCCGCGTCGCTGGCGACGAGCTACGGCGTTGCCCTGGTGCTCGGCGTCGAGGGCTTTAGCGTCAGTCCGGGGCACTTCGTCGAGCGGCACGGCCTGATCATGATCATAGCCCTCGGCGAGTCGATAGTGGCCGTCGGCGTCGGCGCCTCGGGTGGGGACCTCGGCCCGGGCGTGGTGCTCGCGGCCGTCCTTGCGGTGGTGGTGGCCGCCGGGCTGTGGTGGACGTACTTCGACCACGTCTCCCTCGCGGCCGAACGCCAACTGGAGAGGGCCAGGGGTCCGGAGCGGGCGACGCTCGCCCGCGATTCCTACAGCTACCTCCACCTGCCTATGGTCGCCGGCATCATCCTGATCGCGCTCGGGATAAAGAAGACGCTGGAGCACATCGGGGACCCGCTTGAGCCCGTCCCGGCCTTCGCCCTCTGCGGCGGGGTCGCCCTCTACCTGCTCGGCCACAACGCCTTCAGGTTGCGCGACCATGGCACCGTGAGCGCGGAACGTCTCGTCGCCGCGGCCGTGGCGCTAGTCCTCTTGCTGCCCGCCCTGTTCGTCCCGGCCCTGCTCTCGCTCGGGCTGCTCGCCGTCCTGCTGACGGCCCTCGCCGCCTACGAGACGCTCGGCCACAAAGAGCTCAGGGCCAGGCTGCGCAACCGGGGTTGA
- a CDS encoding Na+/H+ antiporter: MEHFELVILLLLVAVAGLALAARAARIPYPIFLVMGGLGLGFVPGVPDIELPPELVLLIFLPPLLYAAAFFSSLRDLRANVRPISLLAIGLVVATALTVAAVGHWVIGLPWNVAFVLGAVVSPTDVVAPATILRRLGVPRRIITIVEGENLTNDWTALVFYRFAVAAVVQGSFSLWQAGLGFLLTGPGGFLVGLAVAWVIAQVRRRVDDAMVEITISLFTGYAAYLLAEELGLSGVIAAVTAGVYLGWRSSELYAPATRIEAYGVWEVLQFLLNAVLFVLVGLQLPQVLDGISGEPTATLVFWGALVGAVVILTRLLWVFVLTYLPRLVSRRLLGRDPYPGWRNTAIVAWSGMRGAVSLAAALAIPLTVQGGAPFPQRDLLIFLTFCVILATLVLQGLSLPPLIRTLGVRGDGLDEREELKARLRVAEAAVARVDELAEEEWVREDTAERMRGLYGYRRRRFAARAGAAESEDEEDYEDRSTAFQRFQHEVLAAQRTELLRLRNEGFINDEVMRRVERDLDLEEARLEV, encoded by the coding sequence TTGGAGCACTTCGAGCTCGTTATCCTGTTGCTGCTGGTGGCGGTGGCGGGGCTCGCGCTCGCGGCGCGGGCGGCGCGCATCCCCTACCCGATCTTCCTCGTCATGGGGGGGCTCGGGCTCGGGTTCGTGCCCGGGGTGCCCGACATCGAGCTGCCGCCGGAGCTGGTGCTCCTGATCTTCCTTCCGCCGCTCCTCTACGCGGCGGCGTTCTTCTCCTCGTTGCGGGACCTGAGGGCCAACGTGCGCCCGATCTCGCTGCTCGCCATAGGCCTCGTGGTCGCGACGGCCCTGACGGTTGCGGCCGTGGGGCACTGGGTCATCGGGCTGCCGTGGAACGTGGCGTTCGTGCTCGGCGCGGTCGTCTCCCCCACCGACGTCGTGGCGCCGGCCACGATCCTGCGCCGCCTGGGCGTGCCGCGCCGGATCATCACGATCGTGGAGGGCGAGAACCTTACCAACGACTGGACCGCGCTCGTCTTCTACCGCTTCGCGGTTGCCGCCGTGGTCCAGGGCTCGTTCTCGCTGTGGCAGGCCGGCCTCGGGTTCCTGCTAACCGGACCGGGCGGGTTCCTGGTTGGCCTCGCGGTGGCGTGGGTCATAGCGCAGGTGCGCCGGCGGGTGGACGACGCGATGGTCGAGATCACGATCTCCCTCTTCACGGGCTACGCGGCGTACCTTTTGGCCGAGGAACTCGGCCTCTCCGGCGTGATAGCCGCCGTGACGGCGGGCGTCTACCTCGGGTGGCGGTCCTCGGAGCTCTACGCGCCGGCCACGCGCATCGAGGCCTACGGGGTCTGGGAGGTCTTGCAGTTCCTGCTGAACGCGGTCCTCTTCGTCCTCGTGGGCCTGCAGCTCCCGCAGGTTCTGGACGGCATCTCCGGTGAACCCACGGCAACCCTGGTCTTCTGGGGCGCGCTCGTCGGGGCGGTCGTTATCCTGACGCGGCTCTTGTGGGTCTTCGTCCTGACCTACCTGCCGCGCCTGGTCTCCCGGCGGCTGCTGGGGCGCGACCCGTATCCCGGCTGGCGCAACACGGCCATCGTCGCCTGGAGCGGTATGCGCGGGGCCGTCTCTCTGGCCGCCGCGCTCGCGATCCCGCTCACCGTTCAGGGCGGGGCCCCGTTCCCGCAGCGGGACCTCCTGATCTTCCTCACCTTCTGCGTGATACTCGCGACCCTCGTCCTGCAGGGCCTCTCCCTGCCGCCCCTGATCCGAACCCTCGGCGTGAGGGGCGACGGCCTGGACGAGAGGGAGGAGTTGAAGGCCCGCCTCCGCGTCGCCGAGGCCGCGGTCGCCCGCGTGGACGAGCTGGCCGAGGAGGAGTGGGTGCGCGAGGACACCGCCGAGCGGATGCGCGGCCTCTACGGCTACCGCCGGCGCCGCTTCGCCGCCCGCGCCGGCGCCGCCGAATCGGAGGACGAAGAGGACTACGAGGACCGCTCGACCGCCTTCCAGCGTTTCCAGCACGAGGTCCTCGCCGCCCAACGCACGGAGCTCTTGCGCCTGCGTAACGAGGGCTTCATAAACGACGAGGTCATGCGCCGCGTCGAACGCGACCTCGACCTCGAGGAGGCGAGGCTGGAGGTCTAG
- a CDS encoding zinc-binding dehydrogenase, translated as MIVNESATARLGLGEVEEPEPTPSEALVRVFAVSLNRGEVRRSQTAEPGFRPGWDLAGIVERAAADGTGPPEGARVVGLLGSGAWAERAVVPTGALAELPDGVSFGQAATLPVAGLTALYALEKGDGLLGRNVLVTGASGGVGLFALGLASLGGARPVALVRREEHAGLVREAGAAEVAVGEGAAAAGRFGPFDLILDSLGGGPLGEAMGMISPRGTCVAFGPSAGAEATFDVSAFYLSGGASLYGFILFHEVLAKPASDGLARLTKLVAEGRLAPRISVEEPWTEVGPVARRLLDRGYPGKAVLRVEG; from the coding sequence GTGATAGTAAACGAGAGCGCGACGGCCCGCCTGGGCCTGGGAGAGGTGGAGGAGCCGGAGCCGACCCCCTCGGAGGCGCTGGTGCGGGTCTTTGCGGTCTCGCTGAACCGTGGGGAGGTGCGCCGCTCGCAGACGGCCGAGCCCGGCTTCCGTCCCGGCTGGGACCTCGCCGGGATCGTGGAGAGGGCCGCGGCGGACGGCACGGGCCCGCCCGAAGGCGCCCGCGTGGTCGGCCTGTTAGGGTCGGGCGCCTGGGCGGAGCGGGCGGTGGTTCCGACGGGCGCCCTCGCCGAGCTGCCGGACGGCGTCTCGTTCGGGCAGGCGGCGACGCTTCCGGTGGCGGGGCTCACGGCGCTCTACGCGCTGGAGAAGGGGGACGGGCTGCTGGGGCGCAACGTGCTAGTGACCGGCGCGTCGGGCGGGGTTGGGCTCTTCGCGCTCGGGCTGGCGTCGCTCGGCGGGGCCCGGCCGGTCGCGCTCGTCAGGCGCGAGGAGCACGCGGGGCTCGTCCGGGAGGCGGGGGCCGCGGAGGTGGCCGTCGGGGAGGGGGCCGCGGCGGCGGGGAGGTTCGGGCCGTTCGACCTGATCCTCGACTCTTTGGGCGGCGGGCCCCTGGGCGAGGCGATGGGCATGATCTCGCCCAGGGGCACCTGCGTGGCATTCGGCCCTTCAGCCGGCGCCGAGGCGACCTTCGACGTCTCGGCCTTCTATCTCTCCGGCGGCGCGAGCCTCTACGGCTTCATCCTCTTCCACGAGGTCCTCGCCAAACCCGCCTCCGACGGGCTGGCGCGGCTGACGAAGCTGGTTGCCGAAGGCCGGCTCGCGCCGCGCATCAGCGTCGAGGAGCCGTGGACGGAGGTGGGTCCCGTGGCGCGGCGGTTGCTCGACCGCGGGTATCCCGGCAAGGCCGTGTTGCGGGTGGAGGGCTAA